Proteins encoded in a region of the Moritella marina ATCC 15381 genome:
- a CDS encoding alpha-isopropylmalate synthase regulatory domain-containing protein — protein sequence MRPRVQLMDTTLRDGEQTQGVSFTPDEKVSIAKALLQSLNVDRIEVASARVSLGEKHAVSSLMQWAEQEKIAHRIEILGFVDHTKSVDWIKSSGAKVINLLTKGSEKHCTEQLRKSPADHIADVRETIHYAMEQDLSVNIYLEDWSNGYSDNPDYVYNMITALSDLPIQHYMLPDTLGVMSPDEVHTSLSDMISRFPQLQFDFHPHNDYGLATANALTAAKAGISAIHCTVNCLGERAGNASLAEVAVVLKDKLGIESSINEQHIHQISQMIENFSGKITPANAPIIGADVFTQTSGIHADGDNKGGLYQTVLGPERFERTRTYALGKMSGKASLEKNLKDLSIDLSAEQKTKLLERIVSLGDQKAIITPEDLPFIIADLLESKDYSHIELLNCSITSGLNVDSTASIRIRIGDDIYKSAGSGNGGFDAFSMAIEAIMQKVDFELPNLDNYQVRIPPGGKTSALTESFITWRQGGSTFRTRGVSSNQVFAGIQATMRMLNKLQHEALTA from the coding sequence ATGCGCCCTCGAGTCCAGTTAATGGACACTACTCTTCGCGACGGAGAGCAAACCCAAGGTGTCTCCTTCACCCCCGACGAAAAAGTCAGTATTGCCAAAGCCCTACTCCAATCCCTAAACGTTGATCGTATTGAAGTCGCATCTGCCCGTGTATCACTGGGCGAAAAACATGCAGTATCTTCATTAATGCAGTGGGCAGAGCAAGAGAAAATTGCACATCGTATTGAAATTTTAGGCTTTGTAGATCACACAAAAAGTGTTGATTGGATCAAATCTAGCGGGGCTAAAGTAATCAATCTATTAACCAAAGGCAGCGAAAAACACTGCACTGAACAATTACGAAAAAGCCCTGCAGATCATATTGCTGATGTAAGAGAAACGATCCATTATGCAATGGAGCAAGATTTAAGCGTAAATATTTACCTGGAAGATTGGTCTAATGGCTATAGCGATAACCCTGACTATGTTTACAACATGATCACGGCCCTATCCGATCTGCCAATCCAGCATTATATGTTACCGGATACGCTCGGAGTGATGTCGCCAGATGAAGTGCATACCAGCCTGTCTGATATGATCAGCCGTTTCCCGCAATTACAATTTGATTTTCACCCACATAATGATTACGGTTTAGCGACAGCGAATGCCCTCACCGCAGCCAAAGCAGGAATTAGCGCTATCCATTGTACTGTTAACTGTTTAGGTGAACGCGCAGGTAACGCCTCTCTTGCAGAGGTTGCCGTGGTATTAAAAGACAAGCTCGGTATTGAATCGTCAATCAACGAACAGCATATTCATCAGATCAGTCAAATGATTGAGAACTTCTCAGGTAAGATCACCCCTGCTAATGCTCCTATCATCGGCGCTGACGTGTTTACTCAGACAAGTGGCATTCATGCTGATGGCGATAATAAAGGGGGCTTATATCAAACTGTGTTAGGCCCTGAACGGTTTGAACGGACACGTACCTATGCGCTCGGTAAGATGAGCGGGAAAGCATCGTTAGAAAAAAACCTAAAAGATTTGAGTATCGATCTTAGTGCTGAACAAAAAACTAAATTGCTTGAACGCATTGTTAGCCTCGGCGATCAAAAAGCGATTATTACCCCTGAAGACTTGCCATTTATTATCGCAGACCTGTTAGAAAGCAAAGATTACTCACACATTGAGTTACTTAACTGCTCGATCACATCAGGTCTCAATGTCGACTCAACGGCGAGTATCCGCATTCGTATTGGCGATGACATATACAAATCAGCAGGTTCTGGTAATGGTGGCTTTGATGCATTCAGTATGGCGATCGAAGCCATTATGCAAAAAGTAGATTTTGAACTTCCTAATTTAGACAACTACCAGGTGCGTATTCCACCCGGTGGGAAAACGAGCGCTTTAACTGAAAGCTTTATCACGTGGCGACAAGGAGGTTCAACTTTCCGTACTCGTGGCGTCAGCTCAAATCAGGTATTTGCAGGAATACAAGCTACAATGAGAATGCTGAATAAGCTGCAGCATGAGGCTCTAACAGCATAA
- the leuD gene encoding 3-isopropylmalate dehydratase small subunit, which produces MKAYKNHTSVAALMNRSNVDTDQIIPKQFLKKVERTGFGIHLFHDWRFLDNGDENPAFELNKPAFKGAKILVAGDNFGCGSSREHAPWAIEDFGFNTVISTSYADIFYSNCFKNGILPIRVSTNELAALMAEIDANEGVEFTVDLPAQTVTTPGGIVIAIEVDEFRKQSLIEGADDISWTLKHEDKISEFEAKNKQQFPWLWTDAS; this is translated from the coding sequence ATGAAAGCATATAAAAATCATACTAGTGTTGCGGCATTGATGAATCGTAGTAACGTAGATACAGATCAGATCATCCCAAAACAGTTTTTGAAGAAAGTAGAACGTACTGGTTTCGGTATTCACTTGTTCCATGACTGGCGTTTTCTAGATAACGGTGATGAAAATCCGGCATTTGAATTAAACAAACCAGCTTTTAAGGGCGCTAAGATCCTTGTAGCTGGCGATAACTTTGGCTGTGGTTCATCACGCGAGCACGCGCCTTGGGCTATTGAAGATTTCGGTTTCAACACTGTCATCTCTACAAGCTACGCAGATATTTTTTATTCTAACTGTTTCAAAAATGGTATTTTACCTATTCGTGTTAGCACAAATGAATTAGCGGCACTGATGGCTGAAATAGATGCGAATGAAGGTGTTGAATTCACCGTGGATTTACCTGCTCAAACAGTAACGACACCAGGCGGTATTGTTATTGCTATCGAAGTTGACGAATTCCGTAAGCAAAGCCTTATCGAAGGCGCTGATGATATCTCGTGGACATTAAAGCATGAAGATAAAATCTCTGAATTCGAAGCAAAAAATAAGCAACAGTTCCCATGGTTATGGACTGACGCGAGCTAA
- the leuC gene encoding 3-isopropylmalate dehydratase large subunit, translating to MKKTMYEKIWDSHLVHEPENGTPILYIDRHLMHEVTSPQAFEGLKIQQRPVRNKHSILATMDHCVPTVDRHLPIKDPIAAKQIKTMADNCDEHDLLIYDMNNVNNGVIHIVVPEHGFIHPGMTAVCGDSHTATHGAFGALAFGIGTSEVEHVMATQTLQQKKSKTMLVSVEGKLSKFSTAKDIALAVIGKIGTAGGTGHVIEFAGSAIRELSMEGRMTLCNMAIEGGARAGLIAPDKTTFDYIEGKEFAPKGDHWAAALAYWKSLPTDDGAVFDTIVELAAEDIAPQVTWGTSPEQVSPVTANIPSPADFDDVIKSSACKGALSYMGITAGAPITDIKVDLVFVGSCTNGRIEDFRAIAEMTKGKKVSAAVQAIAVPGSYLVKEQAEEEGLDKILMDAGWEWREPGCSMCLAMNGDQLSEGQRSASTSNRNFEGRQGKGGRTHLVSPAMAAAAAIEGHFVDIRNWA from the coding sequence ATGAAAAAAACAATGTATGAAAAGATTTGGGATTCGCACTTAGTTCATGAGCCAGAGAATGGAACTCCAATACTTTATATCGATCGTCATTTGATGCATGAAGTAACAAGCCCTCAAGCGTTTGAAGGTTTAAAAATTCAACAACGTCCAGTACGTAACAAACACAGTATTCTAGCAACAATGGATCACTGCGTACCAACGGTTGATCGTCACTTACCAATTAAAGATCCAATTGCTGCTAAACAGATTAAAACAATGGCCGATAACTGTGATGAACACGATCTGCTAATTTATGACATGAACAATGTTAACAACGGTGTTATTCACATTGTTGTTCCTGAGCACGGTTTCATCCACCCAGGTATGACAGCTGTTTGTGGTGATTCCCACACAGCTACACACGGTGCATTCGGTGCGTTAGCATTCGGCATCGGTACGTCTGAAGTTGAACATGTAATGGCAACTCAAACGTTACAACAGAAAAAATCTAAAACGATGCTAGTAAGCGTTGAAGGTAAACTATCTAAATTCTCTACTGCTAAAGATATCGCACTTGCTGTTATTGGTAAGATCGGTACTGCAGGCGGTACTGGCCATGTTATTGAATTCGCTGGTTCAGCAATCCGTGAATTAAGTATGGAAGGGCGTATGACCCTTTGTAATATGGCAATTGAAGGTGGCGCTCGTGCAGGTTTAATCGCACCAGATAAAACAACTTTCGATTATATTGAAGGCAAAGAATTTGCACCTAAAGGCGATCATTGGGCTGCTGCACTCGCATACTGGAAATCGCTACCAACCGATGACGGCGCTGTATTTGATACTATTGTCGAATTGGCCGCTGAAGATATCGCACCACAAGTAACTTGGGGTACATCACCTGAACAAGTTTCACCTGTGACAGCAAACATTCCATCGCCCGCTGATTTTGACGATGTAATCAAATCATCTGCATGCAAAGGTGCATTGTCTTACATGGGCATTACTGCAGGCGCTCCAATCACAGATATTAAAGTAGATTTAGTCTTTGTTGGTTCTTGTACTAATGGTCGTATTGAAGATTTCCGTGCAATTGCAGAAATGACGAAAGGCAAAAAAGTAAGTGCTGCAGTTCAAGCAATTGCGGTACCTGGCTCTTACCTTGTGAAAGAACAAGCTGAAGAAGAAGGTCTAGATAAAATCTTAATGGATGCAGGTTGGGAGTGGCGTGAACCTGGTTGTTCAATGTGTTTAGCAATGAATGGTGATCAGCTGAGTGAAGGTCAACGTAGTGCGTCTACATCAAACCGTAACTTTGAAGGTCGACAAGGTAAAGGTGGTCGTACTCACCTAGTATCTCCAGCAATGGCTGCTGCTGCAGCCATTGAAGGCCATTTTGTTGACATCCGTAACTGGGCGTAA
- a CDS encoding CBS domain-containing protein → MNSLKVSDYMQLRPVKLTVNMPVATAVDKLLKSAHIGAPVVDDNDTLVGWVSEQDCLATLLESSYYCEEVAIVGDLMKSDVLTARSEDSIIELAQKMVSAKPKSYPVINEHGVVVGVISRRDVLKAMDKQQQACYEK, encoded by the coding sequence ATGAATTCTTTAAAAGTATCTGATTATATGCAGTTACGGCCAGTCAAGTTAACTGTAAATATGCCTGTCGCAACAGCCGTTGATAAACTATTGAAATCAGCTCATATTGGTGCTCCTGTTGTGGATGATAACGATACACTGGTGGGCTGGGTCTCGGAACAGGATTGTTTAGCAACGTTATTGGAATCGAGTTATTACTGTGAAGAAGTCGCGATTGTTGGCGACTTGATGAAATCTGATGTGCTCACAGCTCGGTCTGAAGACAGTATTATTGAATTAGCACAGAAAATGGTATCAGCAAAACCTAAGAGCTACCCTGTTATTAACGAGCATGGTGTGGTGGTTGGCGTTATTTCACGTCGTGACGTACTAAAAGCGATGGATAAACAGCAGCAGGCTTGCTATGAAAAGTAG
- the glpT gene encoding glycerol-3-phosphate transporter produces the protein MFGIFKPKEHIARLPVGQIDSTYKFLRWQLFFGIFFGYAGYYLVRKNFSLAMPYLIEQGFSRGDLGVALSAVSISYGLSKFLMGSVSDRSNPRYFLTAGLLMSAAVMFTFGYMPWATSSITAMFVLLFLNGWFQGMGWPACGRTMVHWWSKKERGELVSVWNVAHNVGGGLIGPMFLLGLWAFNDDWHAAFYVPAFFAVIVAVFVWFTVRDTPQSCGLPPIEEYKDDYPDDYSKDHEQEMTAKEIFFKYVLNNKLLWSIAIANAFVYMIRYGVLDWAPVYLKEAKGFTVDGSSWAYFLYEWAGIPGTLLCGWISDKLFKGRRAPAGILFMALVTIAVLVYWFNPAGNPMIDMAALIAIGFLIYGPVMLIGLYALELAPKKAAGTAAGLTGLFGYLGGAVAANAVLGYTVDHFGWDGGFMVLVGSCFASIICLAYAYVGEKRFHNNKNGDVAAA, from the coding sequence ATGTTTGGTATTTTCAAACCGAAAGAGCACATCGCTCGCTTACCCGTAGGTCAAATTGACTCTACTTATAAATTCTTACGTTGGCAGTTATTCTTTGGTATTTTCTTTGGTTATGCTGGCTATTATCTCGTTCGTAAAAATTTCAGTTTGGCCATGCCATACTTGATTGAGCAAGGCTTTAGCCGTGGTGATCTAGGGGTAGCGTTATCGGCAGTCTCTATTTCGTACGGCTTATCTAAATTTCTCATGGGCAGTGTCTCCGACCGCTCGAATCCACGCTATTTCTTAACTGCCGGGTTATTAATGTCCGCCGCTGTTATGTTTACTTTTGGCTATATGCCTTGGGCAACAAGCAGTATCACCGCCATGTTCGTTTTATTATTTCTAAATGGTTGGTTTCAAGGCATGGGCTGGCCAGCTTGCGGTAGAACCATGGTTCATTGGTGGTCAAAGAAAGAACGTGGTGAGTTAGTTTCAGTTTGGAATGTCGCACATAATGTTGGCGGCGGTTTAATCGGCCCTATGTTCTTACTTGGACTATGGGCATTCAACGATGACTGGCATGCTGCATTTTATGTCCCCGCTTTCTTTGCTGTCATCGTCGCTGTCTTTGTCTGGTTTACTGTACGTGATACGCCACAGTCTTGTGGATTACCACCAATCGAAGAATACAAAGATGACTACCCTGATGATTACAGTAAAGATCATGAACAAGAAATGACAGCAAAAGAAATCTTCTTTAAATACGTGCTCAATAACAAACTGTTGTGGTCTATCGCCATCGCTAATGCCTTTGTTTATATGATCCGTTACGGCGTTTTAGATTGGGCTCCCGTTTATCTAAAAGAAGCGAAAGGTTTCACTGTAGATGGTTCTTCTTGGGCTTATTTCTTATATGAGTGGGCTGGCATTCCAGGCACCCTACTTTGCGGTTGGATCTCGGATAAATTATTCAAAGGCCGTCGTGCACCAGCGGGGATATTATTCATGGCATTAGTCACCATTGCGGTACTTGTTTACTGGTTCAATCCTGCAGGTAACCCGATGATCGATATGGCAGCACTTATCGCGATTGGCTTCCTAATTTACGGTCCGGTCATGTTGATTGGCTTATATGCTCTTGAGCTTGCACCTAAGAAAGCAGCTGGTACAGCGGCTGGATTAACTGGTTTATTTGGTTATCTCGGCGGTGCTGTCGCAGCAAATGCTGTGCTTGGTTATACAGTTGACCATTTCGGTTGGGATGGTGGCTTCATGGTATTAGTCGGCTCTTGTTTTGCATCTATTATTTGCTTGGCTTACGCCTATGTCGGTGAAAAACGTTTCCACAATAACAAAAATGGTGATGTAGCAGCTGCATAG
- the hrpA gene encoding ATP-dependent RNA helicase HrpA → MQSILKSLTAELSNCMHADRFRFKRRLQTAQKLPAEKQEKAVDKLQQDIAASASLRQSRIDNLPVVSYPESLPISQKRNDIANAILNNQVVIIAGETGSGKTTQIPKICLDLGLGIDGMIGHTQPRRLAARTVANRIAEELDSELGEHVGYKIRFNDNVSKKSYIKLMTDGILLAEIQQDRFLSKYDVIIIDEAHERSLNIDFILGYLKQLLNRRPDLKVIITSATIDPERFSKHFNNAPMIEVSGRTYPVEVRYNALAEQEDGHERDQIQGIVDAVDELQSEGLGDILVFLNGEREIRDTADALNKLKLRDTEVLPLYARLTNAEQNRIFQSHVGRRVVLATNVAETSLTVPGIKYVIDPGTARISRYSYRTKVQRLPIEAVSQASANQRMGRCGRVSAGICIRLYSEEDFNNRPEFTDPEIQRTNLASVILQMHALGLGDVANFPFVQPPDSRNITDGLKLLEELGAIDISNADHNKRLTPVGIALAKLPIDPRLARMVMEANTNGCLNEVMIITAALSIQDPRERPMEKQQAADEQHRRFYDKESDFITFLNLWNYVKQQQDELSSSQFRRLCKKDYLAYMRVREWQDIYSQLSQVVRELGFIVNPVKLNEEGEISNSDNIHKALLSGMLSHVGFKDKDQDYTGARNSKFNIFPGSGLFKKQPKWVMVAELVETSRLFGRIAAKIQPEWIEPLAAHLNKSSYSEPHWEKRRAAVVAAEKVTLYGLVIVAKRMVNYSQIDPALCREIFIRSGLVEGEFNTKHAFFKHNMAEVERIHELEHKSRRRDILVSDDDLFGFYADVIPEHVCSGRHFDSWWKKEIKQTPDLLTLTQARLMKHDAESITALSYPEFWNQNSFKFKLEYNFEPGTVEDGVTVIIPLAILNQINEQGFDWQIPALREELVITMIKALPKTLRRNFVPAPNYAGAALENMDPNQGDLVASLTKQLLRMTGVRLEQDAWELLTLPTHLKMHFKIVDENLNKISFGDDLGALKQKLQGNIQQTLVKVADKGIEKKDLITWDFGKLPTEFKQKHGGYEVKAYPALVDNKNSVEIKLFDHQEDAAVAARAGLRRLILLNVPSPIKYLEQKLPNKAKLGLYFNPFGKVTDLIHDCISCAVDSIIAKQPAPSDAESFETLKELVRANIADETVEVAKQVEKILTAAHQVHKQLKGKVSLDMIVANGDIKAQLAALIYSGFVTHTGVNKLADVQRYISAIEHRLNKLKIDPIRDRGNAVEVQPLTASYIQLTKMPRLTLAQQNELLKLRWMLEELRVSLFAQQLGTSYPVSIKRVKIAFAEFKAAL, encoded by the coding sequence ATGCAGAGTATCTTAAAATCCCTGACAGCTGAGCTATCTAACTGTATGCACGCGGATCGTTTTCGTTTTAAACGTCGTTTGCAAACTGCGCAAAAATTACCTGCTGAAAAGCAAGAGAAAGCCGTTGATAAACTGCAGCAAGATATTGCAGCATCGGCAAGCCTGCGTCAGTCGCGTATTGATAACTTACCTGTAGTCTCTTATCCTGAGTCTCTGCCGATTAGTCAGAAACGTAACGATATTGCTAACGCTATCTTAAATAATCAAGTGGTTATTATTGCGGGTGAAACTGGCTCGGGTAAAACCACTCAGATCCCGAAAATATGCCTCGACCTCGGGTTAGGTATTGATGGCATGATTGGCCATACTCAGCCAAGACGACTGGCAGCGCGTACTGTTGCTAATCGTATTGCCGAAGAGCTTGACTCAGAGCTTGGTGAGCATGTTGGTTATAAGATCCGTTTTAACGATAACGTCAGCAAAAAAAGTTACATCAAATTAATGACCGACGGTATTTTACTGGCAGAGATCCAACAAGATCGCTTTTTAAGTAAATATGACGTCATCATTATCGATGAAGCCCATGAACGTAGTTTAAACATTGATTTTATTTTGGGTTATTTAAAGCAGTTACTTAACCGCCGACCTGATTTAAAAGTGATTATTACCTCTGCGACAATCGACCCAGAGCGTTTCTCCAAGCACTTTAATAATGCCCCTATGATTGAAGTGTCTGGTCGTACTTATCCTGTTGAAGTGCGTTATAACGCCTTAGCAGAGCAAGAAGATGGCCACGAGCGTGATCAAATTCAAGGTATTGTGGATGCGGTGGATGAACTGCAAAGCGAAGGCCTCGGTGATATTCTGGTTTTCCTGAATGGTGAACGCGAGATCCGTGACACTGCCGATGCGTTAAACAAGTTAAAGCTGCGCGATACCGAAGTGTTACCGCTATATGCCCGTTTGACCAATGCAGAGCAAAACCGTATTTTCCAAAGTCATGTTGGCCGTCGTGTCGTCTTAGCGACAAACGTGGCTGAAACATCACTAACCGTACCGGGCATCAAGTATGTGATTGACCCTGGTACCGCCCGTATTAGTCGTTATAGCTATCGTACTAAAGTACAGCGTTTGCCGATTGAAGCTGTATCACAAGCCAGTGCCAATCAGCGTATGGGTCGTTGTGGTCGTGTCAGTGCGGGTATATGTATTCGCCTTTACAGCGAAGAAGATTTTAATAATCGTCCAGAATTTACCGACCCAGAGATCCAACGCACTAACCTTGCATCCGTTATTTTGCAAATGCATGCACTAGGGTTAGGGGACGTTGCTAATTTCCCATTTGTACAGCCGCCAGACAGTCGCAATATTACCGATGGTTTAAAACTGTTGGAAGAGTTAGGCGCGATTGATATCAGTAACGCCGATCATAATAAACGCCTGACACCTGTGGGTATCGCGTTGGCTAAGTTGCCGATTGATCCACGACTTGCGCGTATGGTAATGGAAGCAAATACCAATGGTTGTTTAAATGAAGTGATGATTATTACTGCGGCCTTGTCGATTCAAGACCCACGTGAACGTCCTATGGAAAAACAACAAGCGGCCGATGAGCAACATCGTCGTTTTTATGATAAAGAATCAGATTTTATCACTTTCTTGAATCTGTGGAATTACGTCAAACAGCAGCAAGATGAGTTATCGTCATCGCAATTCCGCCGTTTGTGTAAGAAAGATTATCTGGCTTATATGCGCGTGCGTGAGTGGCAAGATATTTACTCGCAACTGTCGCAAGTGGTCAGAGAGCTTGGTTTTATCGTTAATCCCGTCAAGCTTAATGAAGAGGGCGAGATCAGCAACAGTGATAACATCCACAAAGCATTGTTATCGGGTATGCTGAGCCACGTTGGCTTTAAAGATAAAGATCAAGATTATACTGGTGCACGTAACAGTAAGTTTAATATCTTTCCCGGTTCAGGTTTGTTTAAAAAACAACCTAAGTGGGTGATGGTGGCAGAGCTGGTGGAAACATCGCGCTTATTTGGTCGTATTGCCGCAAAGATCCAACCAGAATGGATTGAACCACTGGCTGCGCATTTGAATAAATCGAGTTACAGTGAACCGCATTGGGAAAAACGTCGTGCTGCTGTTGTTGCTGCTGAAAAAGTGACTCTGTACGGTTTAGTTATTGTAGCTAAGCGTATGGTTAACTATAGTCAAATTGATCCGGCGCTCTGCCGTGAGATCTTTATCCGCAGTGGTTTAGTTGAAGGCGAATTCAATACGAAGCATGCGTTCTTCAAGCACAATATGGCTGAAGTGGAGCGTATTCACGAACTCGAGCATAAATCACGTCGTCGTGACATTCTCGTTAGTGATGATGATCTGTTCGGCTTCTATGCGGATGTGATTCCAGAACACGTTTGTTCAGGTCGTCATTTTGATAGCTGGTGGAAAAAAGAGATCAAGCAAACACCAGATCTATTAACACTCACGCAAGCGCGTTTGATGAAACATGATGCAGAGTCTATCACTGCACTGAGTTATCCAGAGTTTTGGAACCAAAACAGCTTTAAGTTCAAATTGGAATACAACTTTGAACCGGGTACCGTTGAAGATGGGGTGACGGTGATCATTCCGCTGGCGATCTTAAATCAAATTAATGAACAAGGTTTTGATTGGCAGATCCCGGCGTTACGTGAAGAGTTGGTGATTACGATGATCAAGGCATTGCCAAAAACATTACGTCGTAATTTTGTACCTGCCCCTAATTATGCAGGCGCTGCATTAGAAAATATGGATCCGAATCAAGGTGATCTAGTGGCGAGTTTGACTAAGCAGTTGTTGCGTATGACTGGCGTGCGTTTAGAGCAAGATGCGTGGGAATTATTAACGTTACCAACACACCTTAAAATGCATTTTAAGATCGTTGATGAGAATCTAAATAAGATCAGCTTTGGTGATGATCTCGGTGCATTAAAGCAAAAGTTACAAGGTAATATTCAACAAACCTTAGTGAAAGTAGCGGATAAAGGTATTGAGAAAAAAGATCTGATTACTTGGGATTTTGGTAAATTACCGACAGAGTTTAAACAAAAACACGGTGGTTATGAAGTTAAAGCGTATCCAGCTTTAGTGGATAACAAAAACTCGGTTGAAATTAAGCTGTTCGATCATCAAGAAGACGCGGCGGTTGCTGCAAGAGCCGGTTTACGTCGATTGATTTTACTTAATGTACCGTCACCGATTAAATACCTTGAACAGAAACTGCCGAATAAAGCCAAGCTTGGCCTGTACTTTAATCCATTTGGTAAAGTAACGGATTTGATCCACGATTGTATTTCTTGTGCAGTAGATAGCATCATAGCGAAACAACCTGCGCCGAGTGATGCCGAAAGCTTTGAAACGCTAAAAGAATTAGTGCGTGCTAATATTGCGGATGAAACGGTGGAAGTAGCCAAGCAGGTTGAGAAAATTCTTACCGCCGCTCACCAAGTGCATAAGCAGCTTAAAGGCAAAGTGTCGCTGGATATGATAGTCGCTAACGGTGATATTAAAGCGCAATTAGCGGCGCTTATTTACAGTGGCTTTGTGACTCATACAGGGGTTAACAAATTAGCCGATGTACAGCGTTACATTAGTGCAATTGAACACCGCTTGAATAAGCTTAAGATTGATCCTATTCGCGATCGCGGTAATGCGGTAGAGGTTCAACCATTAACTGCAAGCTATATTCAGCTGACGAAAATGCCACGCTTAACGCTTGCTCAGCAGAATGAGTTATTAAAACTACGCTGGATGCTCGAAGAGTTGCGTGTGTCGTTATTCGCGCAGCAATTGGGGACAAGTTATCCGGTATCCATTAAACGCGTTAAAATCGCGTTTGCAGAGTTTAAAGCGGCTTTGTAG